One window from the genome of Dermacentor silvarum isolate Dsil-2018 chromosome 7, BIME_Dsil_1.4, whole genome shotgun sequence encodes:
- the LOC119459644 gene encoding uncharacterized protein LOC119459644 — protein sequence MGFITSLLFIILVIVQESLLISLSRQDFEDNDIKKFLNTTEPIWTYNTTAARTHFCKVDVMYNLTDALILFNRSYFRKKRKTVTTKELMGKFSDEFDDEMSVGLKDVVPITLEQLFYVNENKTCGIFMIIPEYHGEIAFVRLFYRRRVCGVLFLPS from the exons ATGGGGTTTATTACGTCACTTCTCTTTATCATTTTGGTGATAGTGCAGGAGTCCCTACTGATTAGTCTATCGCGGCAAGACTTTGAAGACAACGACATCAAGAAG TTTCTGAATACGACAGAACCTATATGGACATACAACACTACCGCAGCCAGAACACATTTCTGCAAAGTGGACGTCATGTACAACTTGACCGACGCACTAATTCTTTTCAACAGGTCCTACTTTAGAAAAAAGCGCAA GACTGTGACTACGAAAGAACTGATGGGAAAGTTTAGTGACGAATTCGACGACGAGATGTCCGTCGGCCTAAAAG atgttgTACCTATTACGTTGGAGCAACTGTTTTATGTTAACGAAAATAAAACCTGCGGCATTTTTATGATTATCCCAGAATATCACGGTGAGATCGCTTTTGTTCGTCTTTTTTACCGTCGACGTGTCTGTGGCGTCTTGTTTTTACCGTCGTAA